The Streptomyces sp. NBC_01264 genome includes the window GCCAAGGCGCTGCGCCGCAGGCGCCCACAGCCCGGCGACAAGTGGCACCTCGACGAGGTCTTTATCAAGGTCAACGGGGTGCAGAAGTACTTGTGGCGGGCCGTCGATGCCGACGGGAATGTCCTCGACATCCTGGTCCAGAATCGCCGTGACAAGGCTGCGGCCAGGCGTTTCTTCCGCCGGCTCCTCACCACCACCGGGCAGGTGCCCCGGGTGGTCGTCACCGACAAGCTCCGCTCGTACGGGGCCGCGCACCGGGAGGTGATGCCCTCGGTCGAGCACCGCTCCCACAAGGGCCTGAACAACCGGGCGGAGAACTCCCACCAACCAACGAGGCAACGTGAACGCGCGATGAAAGGATTCCGCAGCCCGGGCGGGGCGCAAAGGTTCCTGGCCGCGTTCACCGGGATCTCACCCCACTTCCGGCCCCACCGGCATCTGATGACCGCCGGCCGCCACCGCTTCGAGATGATGATCCGCTTCACCGTCTGGAACCAGGTCACCGGCAGCACGAGCCTGCTGGCCGCGGCCTGAACCAGCCCCGTCCAGGCCCTGGCACACCCTGACGCACCATCAAACGATCATACCGCCGACAACGTGACAATGCCACCTGACGTACTGGCTCAGCAGTGTCGCCGTTCACCGGCTTCGCGAGAACACCCACACCAGATACGCCGCCTGCGTCCGCCTCCACCTCATCCCCGGCCTCGGCACCAAGAAGGTCGCGCGGCTCACCGCCAAGGACATACGCACCTTCCTCGACCGGCTCGGCACCACCTGCCAGTGCTGCACCCAGGGACTCGACGCCGAGCGGAAGACGTGCTGCGCGGTCGGCCAGTGCTGCCAGAAACGGCTGTCCGCCTTGACCGTGACCTACGTGCATTCGGTGCTCAAGTCCGCCCTCGAACACGCCGTCCGCGAAGACGAGCTGCCCCGCAACGTCGCCCGGAACGTCAAGACCACCGCACCCCGGCCCAGGCGCTTCCAGCCCCTCACGGCGACGGAGGCTCGCAAGTTCCTCGACGCGGCTCGCGCCGACCGGGGCTACGCGCTGTACGAACTCGCCCTGCGCACCGGACTCCGCAAAGGCGAACTCCTCGGCCTCCACTGGGAAGACCTCGACCTCGACGCGAGCACCGCCACCATCCGCCGCTCACTACAACGCACCCGAACCGGCGGCCTCATCCACCTGCCCACCAAGACCCGCGCATCCGAACGCCGCATCGCCCTCCCCACCAAATGCCTCCACTCCCTCAAGGAGCACCAGGAACGGCAGGACGAGGAACGCGAAGCGGCAGGATCAGCCTGGCAAGACAGCGGCCTCGTCTTCACCACGCCAACCGGACGGCCTCTCGACCCGGCCAACCTCACCCGCCGCTTCCGCGGCTTCCTCAACCGGGCCGGGCTCCGCCACATCCGCTTCCACGACCTCCGGCACTCCACCGCCACCCTCCTCCTGGAGCAAGGCGTCGACCTTGTCGTGATCAAGGAACTCCTCGGCCACGCCCACATCGGCGTCACCGCCGGCGTCTACGCTCACGTCCGAATCCGCCTCCAGCGCCAAGCCATCGACGCCCTCGGCAGCGCCCTCAGCCCGACCGACGACACAGCCGACGACCCACCAGCCGCAGCCGTCGTCCGCTGACGTTGCCGTCAGCGTTGCCGTCAAACAGCCCAGCAGCCCCCCGCCGTGAATTCGGCGGGGGGCTGCTGGTGCCACTGCTGAACGCGCTGGCGCCTTGGTGATCTATCTCCCTACGCGCAGTCCCTCATACGCCAGGAATTCAAGGAACCCGGTCGCCGCAAATTGCACTTGACCATCCTCATGGTCCCAGAAATCAACCTGGTTGGCACAGCGACCTTCGACGACCGAGAACCCCCACCAGTCGCCTGTGCCGACCGGGGCTACGGCGACAAAGTCGCCATCCTTGAACTCGGCTACGTTCACCCTCACCAAGTCGTCTTCCTGGTCATCAGAAGCAACGACTGGCAGAAGGTCGAGAAACAGGAACATTCCTCCGCCGTGACGCTTCATGAACTCCCTGTACTCGCCAGGGAGCTGCGCCTGGAGAGTCTCCTCCGCCTCCGACAGTTCGGCTTCGGAAGCCACTCGGGACTCAAAGACGTCGAAGCCTTCTGGACTGCTCAGGCCAGCGCGTTTTGCGCGAGCCGCAGACAAGTGGACTTCAAACTCTTCAATCTCCACGATCTCACCTAACCGATCATCCGGGCCAGTTGTCGAACCAGTGGTCTGGGCTGTACGTGCCCCAGCCCTGCTCCTGCGATCTATACCACCAGTGCAGTTGGGTGTCTTCTTTCCTCATTTCCTTCGTGACACCTTGGTTATGCGGATTTCGATGGAGATCCGTTCCAACACCTCGGTGGACATTTTGGTCTAGCTCATGAATCGGAGCGCCGGGCATTTGGTCCGCGTGGTGGATCTCTATTCGATCGCCAAGCTGATTCGGGCGAAGCCCAAGCGAGCCGCGGATGATGTCAGAGCGAGTCCAAGCACCAGAATTGCGAATCGGGGCATCGGCAGGACCAGCGCCAGTTCCCGGAGCGCAATTGCATTGCACCCCCGGCGGAGTGGTACCGCAGTTGTGGACGAGGACCGGTGTGGCCCCGGCCAGCACATAGTACGTGTGGACGTCGTTGATGGTCAGGTCGTGAGTGCGCTGGCGCTTGGTGTACTGGTTGAGCGCAGTGATCTGTACCTGGTTGCCCGTGCTGGTGTGGAGGGTGAGGCCGACCTGCAGGTCGGCGGCGTTGACCCACTTCTTGAGTTCGGGGACCCAGAAGGGGTGGGTGTCTGTGGAAACGATGCTGGCAGGGCCATCCGTGGTGGCGACAGTGAGTTCAGTAAAGTCTTTGTCGTCTTCGGTGCGGATGGTCTCGAGGACCTTTTTTTCGTAGTCCTTTCCCGATTCTGGGTCGGTGGCAAGGACGGTATCCCCGACCTCAATGTCCTCTATGTTTTTTTTGGAGCCGTCTGCCATGAGGACATCGGTTCCTGGGACGAATGAGTGGCAGATTCCGAAACGTACCTGACTCTTGGCTCTTGCTATCCCCCCGCCCTCGAAGAACCCGACCGTTTCAATGGTCGATTTAAGGTTGCCGAATATGAAGGTGGCGGGATCGCAGCCGCGGTCGGACAGTTTCTGGCACGCCCCGAGCAGGGCGCCGATCATGATGGACCACTCGTCTGTGGGGTTGTCGGAAGGTCCCCAGAATGATATCTCGTGAAGGTAGGTAGCTCGGTATAGATCGGTGAATTCTTGGGTGTTGACCTTCGGGAATTTGTAGACAGTTTTGTCGGGGGCGGTGACGGTCGGTGGACCGTTGAAGGAAGCGCCTGACGAGCTTTTTCCTCGGTTGCTGTCGTAGGACCCAGTTCGCGAAAGGTTGCCGCCGGGGTCGTTCTCGCCTCCGCGGTCGGTGATTTCACCTGCATTGCCGATGGTGATGGTTCCTTCTCGGCCGCAGTTGTAGAGTTTGCCGCATTCTTCGCTCTTGAGGCCGGTGGGGTCGCTTTCTGTGATGGGGTTGTTGTTGGCGTAGTTGTAGCCGTTGAGGGATTGGGGCTGGTCGAGGCTGAGGAGGGGGTCAACGCTGATGAACTGGCCGAGTTTGGTGTCGTACTCGCGGGCGCCGATGTGCGTCAGGTCCGTGCTGGTGTCGATGTCGCCGCCGACGAATCCCTTCTGACCGGGCCAGAAGGCCGGGGTGGCCCCGCGTTGGGCGCCGTAGGGGAGGGATTTGCGACGGTTGTAGGTGAGGGTGGCGGCGCTGATGGAGAGGTTGTTGGTGCCGTGGTGGTCGGCGACGAGGAAGCGGACGCGGCCGTCGGTGCTGGAGCGGATGGCCGAGCCGCCGGGGACGCTGTAGTAGCGGTTACCGGTGACGGCGTTGGTGGCCTTGGTCAGGATGAGTTCCTGGCCGCCGGGGAGGTAGAGGGTGGTGGTGGCCGCCTCGCGCTTGAGGATCCGGGTGCCGCTGGTGTCGTAGAGGAACGAGGTGGTGGCGCCGGAGACCGTGGAGGTGGCCAGTTTGCCTTCGTCGTTCCATGTCAGGGTCTGTGCGGCGGAGGCTGCGGTGTCCTTGGTGGTGAGGTTTCCGCTCTGGTCGTACGCGAAGGTGTCGGTGCCGGTGGCACCGCCGGTTGCGGTGACTTTCTGGAGTTCGTGGCCGGTGGCGGTGCCGGTGGGGTAGGTGTGGGTGCGCAGGGTGTCGGCGGTGATGGGGCCGGCCTTGTGCTGCTTTTCGGTGGCGCGCTGGCCGGTGTCGGTGAAGGTCCAGCTCGTCCAGTACGGGTCGACGGTGCCCAGGCTGGGGGTGCCGGCGCCGTTGACGGGCTTGGTGGTGCAGTTGTCGCCGGGGCGCTGTCACCTTATCGATGCATGACATGGACGCGTCAGTAGATCTTTCGGCGAGCGCCCCGGATCGCGTCGTCGGGCGAGAGATTTTCCGTGGCGGACACCTCGGAGGCGCCCAGATTTCCTGACGTGGTCACGCCAATTTCGATAACGTGACAGTGCCCGACGAGCTGCTGGCGTTCTACGACTTCCCCGCCGAGCACTGGATCCACCTGCGGACCACGAACCCCATCGAATCAACGTTCTCCACAGTCAAGCTCCGGACCAAGGTCACCCGCGGCGCCGGCAGCCCCACCGCCGCCCTCGCCATGGTCTTCAAGCTCGTGGAATCCGCCCAGGCCCGCTGGCGCGCGGTCACCGCACCCCACCTCGTCGCCCTCGTCCGAGCCGGCAACCGCTTCGAGAACGGTCACCTCGTCGATCAGGACGAGACCCTCGCGGCATGAACCACCTCAGCTGATCCACAACTCTTGACTATTGCTCCTCCGCGTTGGCCTGCAGGCTGAAGCCGTTCTCCCGCAGCAGCCGGCCCACGGTCGGAGCTGACACGTCACGCCCCTGCCGCGTCAGCTCCTCGGCGCTCTTGCGGCCGCCGCCGTCCCGGCGGACCCGGCCATCGGGCAACGGGTCCTCGCCGCCCTCCAGCTCGAAGACCCCCTTGCGCACCGTCGTCTCGCTCACCCCTGCCGCGCGCGCGACGGCCCGGACCCCGCCGTGCCCCAGCAGGCGAGCCTCGGTGGCCAGCGCCAGCCGCTGCTGCCTCTCATTGAGATGAGGGAACAACACCCCGAATCTCAGGACGAGTTGGTCACGGACTCCACCCGGTATGCGCATACCACACCAACGACGGAGACACCGAGAAGCAACGTGTTGATTCTTTACGAGTCCTAAAGATAGAAACAGGAATCGAGACACTACACCCAATTCACCCAACCGAACGGCCAAGCCTCCCCCACTCCACACCCGCACCCACCCAAAATGCAAAAGTCACACCCACCAGAAAAAGGAAAACCAGGTGCGCTACACACGCCACGCACTCGCCATCACTACAGCACTCCTCGCCCTCACCGGACTCGCCACCACCGCACACGCCGACAACACCGGTGACAGCAAGGACGGGAAGGGCAACATCTGCTTCATCCACGTCGAAGGCAACCACAACACCGACGCCTGCGGCAGCATCGAATACGGCAACAACGCCACCACCGGAAACGGGCATAGGGTCATCGGGCGGCCTGAATGGTCCACTCAAGGATACGATATCGTAAATAGGAGCGACCACCCCGTCTACTTTGACGGTTGGAGCGGCGGAAACCTGGATAACCCTCCCCCCGCCCAGTCTATTCGGGCTGGAGGAACTCTACATATTGAACAGGAATGGAGGGGGGGAGATACGAATACCACTCTCTACATTGCCGCGCTGATGTCGAACGGTGAACCGAACCACAACGACAGGGTCGAGTTCAATCTCAGCATTAATGCGATCTTCCAACCTGACGCCAGTGTAGACAACTCCCACGCCCAGACCATCCAGGGCTCATTGATTCAGCCCGGGCCCGGAAATCCGCAGCTGACAGTTTCCTGAGAGCTCGTAACACGATCTTGATGAGATGTCCTGGTCAGCCGTGTCCGGTGTGACGATTCAGCCGTTCGTGGTGGTGTGAGTACTCGGCCGTGGATCGTGGACGACGACTTGTGGGCACTGACACGGCAGCTGTAGTTCTGGTTCAGGGCTGATCGTGGCGGTGGTGTCGTTGCTGGTGGCGGGTGGTCGCGACGGCTTGGTGGTGGCGCCGCCAGGCGATCCAGTGCAGGACGTGGTCACGGTCGCGGGCTGGTGGGGGTAGCACAAGGGCCCGGAGGAGACGGATGAGCTCGGGGCAGGTCAGCGGGACGAGTCCGGGCGGCGGCTCGGAGTCTTCGTGGACGGCTGCGGTGGTGAGGGCGAGGACGGCGGCGGCGATCAGGGAGAACAGTGACCAGCGCATCCAGGAGTTCCAGCAGGTCACCTGGCCCTGGTCGAGTCCGGTGAAGCCCTTGCCGAGCTGGAAGGCTTCCTCGATGCGCCACCTGCGGCAGATCACTTCCACCAGCGTGGCCAGCGAAACGTCGCCGGGCGCCCAGCAGCGGAAGAAGGACACCTCACCGGTGTAGCGGTGCCGCCGCGCGACCAACACACTCGTCCCGGCCCCGGCCCCGGCCCCGTTCTCGTTCTCGTTCTCGTTCTCGTTCTCGTTCTGGTCGGGAGTGTCGTCGGGGCGGACGTCGAGCCAGGCCCAGTCGTACTCCCGGGTGCCCTTGGTGCCATGCCCGGTCTGCCGGCGCATCCACTGCCCGGGCCGCACCCTGTTGACCAGTTTGCGGGCCTCCCGCCGGTGGCCGGCCCCGTCGGTGACCTGGTACGAAGCCGGGATACCGACCACGTAGCCGAGATCCAGCGCGCGTATGCCCCGGCGCAGTTCGCGTCCGCAGTACACCTCGTCGCCCGCGAACCAGCGGGCCTCGATCCCCGTGGCGAGTGCGTCGGTGACCATGGCCAGTGCCTGCTGCGGTTTCGTCGCGAAGGTGACGTGCTCCGGCACCCCGGCCATCTGGCGGCGTTCCTCGTCCGCGGCCCAGTCCGCCGGGAGGTACAGGGCCCGGTCAAGGATCATCTTCGTGGTCGAGGTGACCGCCGCCAGGTGGACCGCCACCTGGCACAGACCCACACCGCCGATCGCCCCCGAGTACTGCCTGCCGGCCCCCACGCAGTCCGTGGACGACTTCGCATCGCCCGTCTCGTCCACCACCAGCACCACTTCCTGCCCGGCGAGTTCACCGGCAAGCAGACCGGCGATCTCCCTGCGGGCCAGATCGTGATCGAACCGGGCCCGGGACAGCAGATGCTGCAACCGGTGCGGCCCCGGATGTCCCAACGCCTGCCCGAGAGTCCAGCAGTTCCGCGTGTCCACCTCGAGCAACAGCCCCGTGACCAGCTCCGCCGCCGTCGCCCGTGCCTCACGCCGCACGAAACAGCCCGCGACCACACTCATCGCCCTTCCGAAGGCCTCGCCCCACGCCTTCTCGGCTACCGTGGCCTCCACGGCCACCGCGTCTCGATACGTCGTCACAAACGTTCATGATCACGGTGGCCATACCCATGCCTGCACCCACCCCAGCAAGTCCCTGAACAGCGACAACGACGGAACTACAGCTGCCGTGGCAGAGGCGGGCGCGTTGTTGATGTCGGCGACGCCAGGTGGACCACCACAGCAGGTGGGGGCGGTCTCGTCGGGGCGGCGGGAGGATGGAGGCCCGTAGCAGGCGGAGGAGTTCGTGGCTGCTGAGGGGGACGAGGTCGGCCTCGACGGGGTCGTTCCGGCCGGTCTGGGCGGCTCGTTCGAGGGTGGCGGCGACGGCCAGGAAAGCGTAGGCGACCAGGGCGATCGTGCTCCAGCGACGCCAGGAGTTCCAGCAGGTGACCTGGCCTTTGTCGAGATCGCAGGTCTCCTTCGCGTCCTGGAAGTCGTCCTCCACCCGCCACCTGAGGCACACCAGTGACACCAGTCTTGCCAGGGTCACCGGCCCGGGGGCGAAGCAGCGGTAGTAGGACACGGTGCGGGTGTAGCGGTGCCGGCGGACCAGCAGGAAGGACGTCCCCGCGTCGCGGTCGTGTGCGGCGGGGTGTCGTCGGCGGTGACCTCGATCATCGCCCAGTCGTAGTCACGTACGCCCTTCTGCCCCGCACCGGTCCGCATCCGCTGCCAGGCCCGCTTCGGCAGCCGGGCGGCCATCTGGGTCACGCTCAGCTTCGCGGCCGGGGTGGTGACCTGGCGATCGGAGCGCACGCCCACGACGTAGCCCAGGCCCAGCTCGCGGCAGGCCGTACGCAACTCCCGCCCTCCGTAGACCTCGTCGCCCAGGAAGAACGAGGCGGATATGCCCTGCTGATGGGCGGCGCGAGCCATGCGGGCCGCGAGTTGCGGCTTGCTCGCGAAGCCCAGCTTGTCGGGAACACCGGTCAGCTCACGACGCTCCTCGTCGCCGGCCCACTCCTTGGTGAAGTACAGGCGCCAGTCGATCAGGCAGTGCCCGGCGGCCGTGGCGAAGGTGAGGTGCACGGCCACCTGGCACAGAGCCTCGCCGCCGACCGAGCCGGAGTACTGGCGGGCCGCGGCCACCGCGTCGGTCGAGGACTTCGCGTCCCCCGTCTCGTCCGCGATCAGGATCCCGTCGCCGTCGTCGAGCAGGTCAACGGCCCAGGCCGCCGTCCGTTCCCGCACCGTTTGTTCGTCCCACACCGCACGGGACAGCAGATGATGCTGGCGGTGCGGACCTCGCTCGCCGATCGCTTCGGCCGGGCTCCAGCAGTTGACGTCCTCGAGCTCCATCAGCATGCCCCGCGTCATCCGCGCGAACGTCTCCCTGCTCTCGGAGCGGGCGAAGCAGTCGGACAACGAGGCCGACAAGGCCCCGAAGGCCCTGTCGTGGCCTGCCCGTCGACCGTGGTCGAAGCGGCCGTCTCGTTCTGATGTTGCGTCACACCACGTCATGATCAGGGCGGCCGTCCTCACGCCCGCACCCCACCCCATCACCCCGCTGACCAGCCACGATGAGCACAGGGAGAGCTATCTACAGCTGCCGTAACTGATCGAGCCGCTGCTGCCGCCCTGGCCGATGAGGTCACCAGGGCCTCGGCCAGTGGCTGACCGGCTGTGCCTGCAAGGCATCCTGTACGTGCTCTGCAACGACATCGCCTGGCAACTCCTGCCGCCTGAGCTGGGATTCGGGTCCGGACAGACCTGCTGGCGGCGCCTTGAGCGTTGGCAGCAGGCCGGAGTCTTCGACCAGCTGCACCGAGTCCTGCTCGCCGAGCTGAACGCGGCAGGCCGGCTCGACTGGTCCAGGGCCTGCGTGGACGGCTCCCACATCCGGGCGAAAAAGGGGGAGCTGACACCGGTCCGTCGCCGGTCGACCGG containing:
- a CDS encoding IS6 family transposase produces the protein MSSGVPSYANHRYPVEIISHCVWLYFRFPLSFREVEEMMLERGVIVSYETIRRWCLKFGQAYAKALRRRRPQPGDKWHLDEVFIKVNGVQKYLWRAVDADGNVLDILVQNRRDKAAARRFFRRLLTTTGQVPRVVVTDKLRSYGAAHREVMPSVEHRSHKGLNNRAENSHQPTRQRERAMKGFRSPGGAQRFLAAFTGISPHFRPHRHLMTAGRHRFEMMIRFTVWNQVTGSTSLLAAA
- a CDS encoding polymorphic toxin-type HINT domain-containing protein; the protein is MIGALLGACQKLSDRGCDPATFIFGNLKSTIETVGFFEGGGIARAKSQVRFGICHSFVPGTDVLMADGSKKNIEDIEVGDTVLATDPESGKDYEKKVLETIRTEDDKDFTELTVATTDGPASIVSTDTHPFWVPELKKWVNAADLQVGLTLHTSTGNQVQITALNQYTKRQRTHDLTINDVHTYYVLAGATPVLVHNCGTTPPGVQCNCAPGTGAGPADAPIRNSGAWTRSDIIRGSLGLRPNQLGDRIEIHHADQMPGAPIHELDQNVHRGVGTDLHRNPHNQGVTKEMRKEDTQLHWWYRSQEQGWGTYSPDHWFDNWPG
- a CDS encoding IS701 family transposase, with product MTTYRDAVAVEATVAEKAWGEAFGRAMSVVAGCFVRREARATAAELVTGLLLEVDTRNCWTLGQALGHPGPHRLQHLLSRARFDHDLARREIAGLLAGELAGQEVVLVVDETGDAKSSTDCVGAGRQYSGAIGGVGLCQVAVHLAAVTSTTKMILDRALYLPADWAADEERRQMAGVPEHVTFATKPQQALAMVTDALATGIEARWFAGDEVYCGRELRRGIRALDLGYVVGIPASYQVTDGAGHRREARKLVNRVRPGQWMRRQTGHGTKGTREYDWAWLDVRPDDTPDQNENENENENENGAGAGAGTSVLVARRHRYTGEVSFFRCWAPGDVSLATLVEVICRRWRIEEAFQLGKGFTGLDQGQVTCWNSWMRWSLFSLIAAAVLALTTAAVHEDSEPPPGLVPLTCPELIRLLRALVLPPPARDRDHVLHWIAWRRHHQAVATTRHQQRHHRHDQP
- a CDS encoding SMI1/KNR4 family protein gives rise to the protein MEIEEFEVHLSAARAKRAGLSSPEGFDVFESRVASEAELSEAEETLQAQLPGEYREFMKRHGGGMFLFLDLLPVVASDDQEDDLVRVNVAEFKDGDFVAVAPVGTGDWWGFSVVEGRCANQVDFWDHEDGQVQFAATGFLEFLAYEGLRVGR
- a CDS encoding IS701 family transposase, translating into MGWGAGVRTAALIMTWCDATSERDGRFDHGRRAGHDRAFGALSASLSDCFARSESRETFARMTRGMLMELEDVNCWSPAEAIGERGPHRQHHLLSRAVWDEQTVRERTAAWAVDLLDDGDGILIADETGDAKSSTDAVAAARQYSGSVGGEALCQVAVHLTFATAAGHCLIDWRLYFTKEWAGDEERRELTGVPDKLGFASKPQLAARMARAAHQQGISASFFLGDEVYGGRELRTACRELGLGYVVGVRSDRQVTTPAAKLSVTQMAARLPKRAWQRMRTGAGQKGVRDYDWAMIEVTADDTPPHTTATRGRPSCWSAGTATPAPCPTTAASPPGR